A single region of the Nicotiana sylvestris chromosome 6, ASM39365v2, whole genome shotgun sequence genome encodes:
- the LOC138870468 gene encoding uncharacterized protein, with translation MNSVSKDLLSGIIYTSDAHVVWEDLKRQFDKVNRVRIFQMHRGISRLSQGSDSVVVYFTKLKELWAEYDVLVPNCGCVKLKEYVIHLHQQRLMQFLDGLNDTYDQARRQILMKMTEPTLNQAYAMITQDESQQFMGGSAMEEKMDPMAMQVGRGQDFRGKKQFLQCEHCYMKGHTKENFFKIIGYPDDFKRKKNY, from the coding sequence ATGAACTCAGTTTCGAAGGATCTACTAAGTGGAATAATTTATACATCAGATGCGCATGTAGTGTGGGAAGATCTTAAGAGGCAATTTGATAAGGTGAATCGAGTGAGGATCTTTCAAATGCATAGAGGAATTTCGAGGTTATCACAAGGATCTGACTCTGTTGTTGTGTACTTCACAAAGCTGAAAGAGCTATGGGCTGAATATGATGTACTTGTACCGAATTGTGGATGTGTGAAATTAAAGGAATATGTTATACATCTGCATCAACAGAGGTTGATGCAATTTTTGGATGGTCTGAATGACACTTATGACCAAGCTCGAAGACAGATTTTGATGAAGATGACTGAACCTACACTCAACCAAGCATATGCTATGATCACACAAGATGAAAGCCAACAGTTTATGGGAGGTAGTGCAATGGAAGAAAAGATGGATCCTATGGCAATGCAAGTTGGAAGAGGTCAAGATTTTCGAGGGAAGAAACAATTTCTGCAGTGTGAGCATTGCTATATGAAGGGCCACACTAAGGAGAATTTCTTCAAAATCATTGGTTACCCTGATGatttcaaaaggaagaaaaattaTTAG